GAGGCATCGATACGGAAAAAGCGGTGGCGCTGATCGTGAACGGTTACTGCAAGGAAGTGTTGAACCAGCTTCCAATGGAATTTGCCGTGGAGGCACAAAAATTACTGGCTGTGTCACTGGAAGGTTCGGTGGGGTAACGCACTGGTTCATGGGGAAAGATCAACGATTAATGAACGACAAAAAAGTAGGGAAATGCTAAAAATTGAGAATTTACATGCAGGTATTCCGGGCAGAGAAATCCTGAAAGGGTTTTCACTCGAGATAAAACCCGGAGAGGTTCATGCGATTATGGGACCCAATGGTTCAGGGAAAAGCACCCTGGCCAGTGTATTGGCGGGGAAAGAGGATTATGAAATCAGTGGGGGGAAAGTTATGTTTCTGGGAAAGGATTTGCTGGAATTGTCAGCAGAAGACAGGGCGAGGGAAGGCCTGTTTCTTGCTTTTCAGTACCCGGTGGAAATTCCGGGGGTGAGCAACATTAATTTTCTTAAGACCGCCCTCAACGAAATCCGCGCCTATCGCGGAGAGGGTCCTATGGATGCGGCTACGTTCCTCAAACGCGTGAAAGAAAAGCAGGCCCTTGTAGAGTTGCAGGGAACGCTCGCCAACCGAAGCGTGAACGAAGGATTCAGTGGAGGAGAGAAAAAAAGAAATGAAATATTCCAGATGGCTATGCTGGAACCGAAAATGGCGATCCTCGACGAAACCGACTCCGGGCTGGATATTGATGCGCTGCGCATTGTAGCCAATGGAGTAAATAAACTGCGTTCAAAAGACCGGTCCTTTTTAGTAATCACCCATTACCAGCGATTACTGGATTACATTGTGCCGGATGTGGTACATGTAATGTACGACGGTCGAATCGTAAAGTCGGGCCCCAAAGAACTGGCCCTGCAACTGGAAAAAGAAGGATACGATAACATCAGAAAGCAAAGCGGTGAGCAGGTTGGAGCATAACATTCAGAACTGGCCGGCGAACAGGATGGTTCCCGGCGGACTTCCGGTGACCGCGGTACGCGGAAAAGCAAAGGAGGTGTTTGATTCACTTGGCATTCCCGGAAAGCAAAGCGAGGATTACAAATATTCTCCGGCAAACAGAATTTTTCATGGCGGGCTGCAGCTGGCAGAGTCAGCTCCTGCCTCTGATGCCTTCCGGAAAGAATTCCTGATCCCGGGAATGGAT
This genomic window from Bacteroidia bacterium contains:
- the sufC gene encoding Fe-S cluster assembly ATPase SufC, with product MLKIENLHAGIPGREILKGFSLEIKPGEVHAIMGPNGSGKSTLASVLAGKEDYEISGGKVMFLGKDLLELSAEDRAREGLFLAFQYPVEIPGVSNINFLKTALNEIRAYRGEGPMDAATFLKRVKEKQALVELQGTLANRSVNEGFSGGEKKRNEIFQMAMLEPKMAILDETDSGLDIDALRIVANGVNKLRSKDRSFLVITHYQRLLDYIVPDVVHVMYDGRIVKSGPKELALQLEKEGYDNIRKQSGEQVGA